A stretch of DNA from Desmospora activa DSM 45169:
AAGTGGGAATTGCTTATAAAAAACACCGCTTTCCTTTATGGAAAACGGTGTGGAGCGATCGCGCGCTCATCGATGGACGGTCAAGTTGAGGAAACATCAAGCTCGTATGACCGTTAACCGGAGGAATCGGGTGGGTTCCCCGGAGGAAACGGAAATTCTCCTCCATCATTTTCGCCATCGTCGGGGGGATCGGCGGGATTTTCATTTTCCGGAGGATTGTCGTTATTTGGGGGTGGATTAATGTCAACCGGAGGAGAAGAAGGTGGTTGTGGCGACTGCCGATTCTCATTCTCTTTTTCTTGTTTCTTCTTTTCTTTCTCCTTCTTCTCAGCTTTTTTACATTCAAAACACTTAGAGTCATAAGGAGGCTCAGATTGAAAGCGACTCTCTTTTTTGGCCAATTCCGGATCGACTTCTGTCACCGCCTTGAAGATTTCGGCCCAGACAATCCGTGCTGTCTGATCACTCGGCAAGCGCTTGTTGACGCCATAACCCGTCCAGATACCCAAGGCGATATCCGGCGTATAGCCGACAAACCAAATATCAGTGGTATTGTTGGTGGTTCCTGTCTTTGCCGCCAGATCATATCCCGACGTGTAAGGACCCACATATGTCCCTGTTCCCGATTTAACCACGTCTCGCAGCATATCTGTGGTCCAGTACGCCGCTTGTGAAGACATTACCTGCACCGGATCCGGCTCATGTTGATAAACGACATTGCCGGCGGAATCTTCGATTCGATCAATGATGTACGGTTCGTTAAAGTTCCCTTCATTCCCCAGCATGGCATAGCCCGCTGTCATCCGCTGTACATCAAACCCACGGGTAAAACCGCCAATGGCGGAGGCTTCGCCGTCATTTTCATGGACAGGGAAGTTCATCTTGCGCAGATATTCAAAGGCTTTCTCCGCCCCAACGGCCCGAAATACTTTAATGGCTGGAATGTTAATCGACCACTTCAACGCGTCGCGAGCGCTCATCGGACCATCGTATCTTTGTGTATAGTTTTTGTATACATGGTCGCCGTATTGCGCTTTTAAAGGTTCATCGACAATAACCGAATCCGGCGAGATCACCCCTTTATCCAAGCCAGGGCCAAAATCCAGCAAAGGCTTAATGGTCGAACCCGGCTGCCGGGATGTATCAAACGCATAATTATTTTGATCTTCTTCAAAATCCCTACCACCGACAAAGGCCAAAGTTGCTCCGGTGCGAGTGTCCAATAGGCTGGCACCTACTTTTTCCTTGGCGTTTTCATAGGTTTTGCCGTTTAAAGTGAAGGTGGTAGGGCTGGCGTACAGGGAATCTTTCATCGCAGCTTCATTCATCGCGTCATATAGATCCTGGTCAACCGTCGTATAGATCTGATAACCGCCGCCCCACACTTTGTTTTTGTATTGTTGTAGGGTTTCCCCGTATTTGCCTTGTTCGCTCAACTCTTGGGCATCCAGCCCATCCTGTTGCATCAAGATCTTGGCCGCTTCCAGTTCCACTGTCATCGTGATGTAGGGATATTTGATATGGGCTGTGGTGGGTTGGCTC
This window harbors:
- a CDS encoding transglycosylase domain-containing protein, with product MADQHSYNPDVSKKAKKKGKKKGRWIRSLLFSLLVIFTIVIMGSMATVGAAAGYVASLVNEEPIREKKELEAKITGWSQTSYAYFRDGKAIGRLRVQDGDRKVVTHKEVSPHLIDALISTEDREFYQHQGVVPKSILRASMQQAMGSSVQTGGSTITQQLVKNMILENQAQSMDRKAKEIFLALRMENFFSKEQIMDAYLNSLYFGKDINGRHMLGIQAAAQGMFGVDAKDLNLSQAAYIAGMVQRPNAYNPFRGEENLKYGTKRMQWVLQKMEENGTITAAERKQAASFEIAGSLAEKESQPTTAHIKYPYITMTVELEAAKILMQQDGLDAQELSEQGKYGETLQQYKNKVWGGGYQIYTTVDQDLYDAMNEAAMKDSLYASPTTFTLNGKTYENAKEKVGASLLDTRTGATLAFVGGRDFEEDQNNYAFDTSRQPGSTIKPLLDFGPGLDKGVISPDSVIVDEPLKAQYGDHVYKNYTQRYDGPMSARDALKWSINIPAIKVFRAVGAEKAFEYLRKMNFPVHENDGEASAIGGFTRGFDVQRMTAGYAMLGNEGNFNEPYIIDRIEDSAGNVVYQHEPDPVQVMSSQAAYWTTDMLRDVVKSGTGTYVGPYTSGYDLAAKTGTTNNTTDIWFVGYTPDIALGIWTGYGVNKRLPSDQTARIVWAEIFKAVTEVDPELAKKESRFQSEPPYDSKCFECKKAEKKEKEKKKQEKENENRQSPQPPSSPPVDINPPPNNDNPPENENPADPPDDGENDGGEFPFPPGNPPDSSG